The nucleotide window GGATGAACTGGATCGTCATCGGATCGAAGCCCATCAGCTTCGCCGCGACCGCGTCGATCGCGACCTGGTCGCGCGAGGCGAGCATCAGATTCGTCACCCGGAGCCGCATCGCGCGCGGGCCGGGCCCATCGCCCGAGATCGTGCCGTCCATGACAGCGAAGACGCCGGGGTGGATCTCCTTCTGGATCGTGAGCAGGTCCACGAGCGTTTCGTGGATCACGCTGTGCGTCCAGTGCCGCTTCAGGTGCAACAGCCCGCCGAACGCGTTCTTCATCGCCCCCGTCATCTCCGTGAAGACATGGGTCTTCAGGGTCGGCAGGTGGACGATGTTGGCGCCGATCAGGCTCTTCGGGATCATGAGCCCGTCGGGGTAGACGTCGTTCAGGACCAGCATCTTCCCCTTCGGCTCGTAACGAATCCAATCGGCCTCCGACTCCGGATCGTTGAGCCAAATCGAGCGGATCCCGTATCGTTCTAACACCGGTTCCAGCTTGTTGTTCCGCACGCCGACATGGGGATCCACCACCACGGTGGAGTTCTGGGCGGCGAGGATGCGTCCTGGGTCGAAACCCGCCCCCAAGAGCCCCTGGATCACCCCCTCGAGCTGCCAGGGGCTGGTCGAGCAGGCCGGGTAGTAGACGTGCCAGGAGATGTTCACCTTGAGGAGGGTGGTCGTTTCCGGCCGCAGCTCCTGCCGCATGTCGGCCAGCTCCATCAGGCGGCCGAAGTCCTTCACGGCGGTCTCGGGGGTCGTCTTCAGCACGGCGACTTTGGATCTCATGGGGATCAGGCG belongs to Candidatus Binatia bacterium and includes:
- a CDS encoding DUF362 domain-containing protein, which produces MRSKVAVLKTTPETAVKDFGRLMELADMRQELRPETTTLLKVNISWHVYYPACSTSPWQLEGVIQGLLGAGFDPGRILAAQNSTVVVDPHVGVRNNKLEPVLERYGIRSIWLNDPESEADWIRYEPKGKMLVLNDVYPDGLMIPKSLIGANIVHLPTLKTHVFTEMTGAMKNAFGGLLHLKRHWTHSVIHETLVDLLTIQKEIHPGVFAVMDGTISGDGPGPRAMRLRVTNLMLASRDQVAIDAVAAKLMGFDPMTIQFIRLANDAKLGNGDPRCIDLVGDDVSGVNLGYSRNENTFASKGQKLIYHGPLKPLEKFLLQSPLVPWSYFASRLYHDGYWYRFVGTKRKKEVMKSDWGRLFREYEPKGQE